Genomic window (Magnolia sinica isolate HGM2019 chromosome 10, MsV1, whole genome shotgun sequence):
TACATGTACATATGAGATGTATCTTTAACCAAATTTATTAAAGAATTAAGATGAGATCTCACAAAAATCTGCACGATAAACTCCCTACTCAATCAGATCATACAAGCCAATGTATAGAGCAAGGATAGATCATTTGATTGATGGAGATAGTGTATAAGAGGATGAATGTGGATCATTTATGAGTGTGAATTGAGAGCAAAACATGATGCAAGTTAAGTTACCTACAAGTAATGTATCCATTCCAATTCAATAGTTGCGTGAGTAGGCTATTCTTGTAGGTGACTCTAATGTTCTTATTGCTCTACGCTACGTGGCAAGGTTGTGATCATGAAGCTACTTTAATATGCATTCTCAAGATCATGTGCACAGATTTGGCTAGGTCAAAAGCAAGTTGGTAAAGTAGCCAAATAAAGATTAGGGCACGTAGATAGGTTAGAGGAAGATCTTTGATAATCACATGGTGGTAATGATGTACAGAAGACTTATCTAAGGTGTCAAATCAAGTCCACTTGTGGTTTGATGCTATGCCATACCCCAGAGAGGATTACAGTCTTCGAGGTCTAACACTGGAGTTATTGGATTAGAGGGTGTAGATTGGATATTCTCATTAGAAATGAGCATGATATTTCAATGACCTTATTATCACCATAATATAAGAGATATTAGAGTTTATCATTAATTAGGATATCTCAATGATAGAGGACTATAAATAGGTGTAAGATTTTCATATGAGATACATCCCTCTCCTCTCAAGCCCTAACCCTAAAGAAATATTTCCCCTCTTAAAAATTGTGATTCACtaaatttaaaaatcttataGTCTATATAATGTTCTCTTCCCTTAGGCTAAGAATTGGCACATTTGGTGAGCTTTCCTTCATCACCATGCTTGTTTTCAAGCAACAAAAAATATGATCGTGATTATGCATCTAAGGTAATTTCATTGCCGACAAAAAAACGGACATACTTTATGATATTTCACTTCCAACACAAATAGGTAATAAGACGAGAAAGAGAAAAGTCTAGTTGTATTGGTTAGGAGTGATATGGTATAAATTAAAGGCTTAAAAGGGCAAAGGAATGGGTGGAGATAATAAGGAAAAACTTGATGACATATGGGTTAATTGAAGTTAGGTCTCTTGATATAGTAACAACTCCATCTCAGCCGTAGTTGGCATCTTCTTTTTTCGCGGCTGCGGGTGACTAGACATCTCTGCAAAAGAGAAGATATATAAGTAAGACTGCATCCTTAAGAGTAATCGAGTAGATAGTGAAAAAATTACGAAGACTCACTAGCTAGAGTGAAGCCAAACTGATGAAGGAGTGTAGGAGTCACCAACTTTCTGTGGTCATGCTGCTCAGCAAGTGGCTCCCAAACAATCTTGATCTAGTGCTGGTGGTATATGGATAGGCTGGGCTGTAATCAGGGAAACATGGCAAAGAAAAACATGACGTcggcaaattttttttaataaagtacAAGTGAAGCAGCTAAGAGTGTTCCCGACCTAGCAGGGTGAAGGACGTTAGAACTCGAGACCTCAAACCCTCTAGCTCTGCCAACAGAGTCTCTCACTCTCTTGACATGAAGAACCATTTCTCCTTCCAACCCTTATTAGAGGACATATTGTTGGTAATGATGGCTTGACCCTTACCCAACCAAGAAGAAAAGTAGTACCGACCGTGCGAGCCTGAGTTGCTCTTGCTTTTGTACAAGTGGATGAGTTCATTCACTATGAATTCAGAATTTTCGACTAACTGCGAGAGGATGGAGCAACAGAAGATAGTTCGCCAAACATTTGGATTTAACTGACCAGGGGCGACTCAAAGACTACATAAGACCTCTCTTATATGGGGTGGAGAGGCAAACTGAGGCACAAGGAAAAAAATACGGAGTATAAGGCGACCTCACCCCTGGGAGGTCAACTAGGGACTTCCCCAACTCGGGGGAGACGAAGTCCCACCAAGCTAGGAATCGACAACTCTAATCTAAGGGAGTCTAGGTCGCTATACTCATCCTTGACACAAAGGTGTCAGTAATAAGAACTAGGTCACtagaataccaggaggccacctTGGTAGGAGAGAAATCTCCATCGACCAGATTCGATAGAAGGGGGCGGAGGCCTTAAGGGATTAGACTTGGAGGACTCAACGACGACCAGGGACCTAAAATTACACATCCCATTCACTGACTCCTCCTGGAAGTGGTTAGAGATTGTGACCACCCCAAATCCTCCCCAGAAGACATCagggagagagggaagaagaagggAGAAGGAGAAAAGGAAAGGCCTAGCGTACCGAAAAAGTGCTCCGGGATGGGGACTAATAAGAACCAGAGGACTTCAAAAATTTTTTGACTGAGGTGAGACCGGACGTAGGTTGGCAGAACTCGGtcttctaaaaaaaacaaataaaaggaATGAGGGGGATCGGGGTATTTATAGAACTTTCTTGACAGCACATTTACTCTTGAACAGTGCAACATGTCAGCAGAGGATCTTAAGGTGATGCTTTGACTAGCACGCCCCTCCACATGGTAGTAAGGGATTCACTCAACCAATAGCGTGATGGCTCGAATGATAGTTGTCAGCCCGCCGTTTGTCAAGGATCTGAATGACGATCTTTCATTAATGCACGCCTCCTCATATCCCACGTTCATAATCATGCTTCCAGCAAATAACAAACCCAGGgtcaatttaaaattcaaaaaagacTGGGCTGCAAAAAtttaatttgaatttgaattcacACACTTTAAAACTAGTTTAAGATCTTACTTCTTGAACTCGTACAAGATgagcttggggggggggggggcggcggCGGCGGGCCCCTGAGTCAGGAAGAATGATCGATAATTATGAGAGAATGGAAACCGAGGTGGTCGAAGGCCCAGGGCAGGTTCTGAGCAGAGCTGTCTAGAGCATAGGGCTCAGAGATAAAATGAGCAACTCTCTCAACGAAGGGACGAGCCCTGAGTTGAGCTGTTTGAGGAAAGAGCTTAGTGGGGGAAGATTCGTTTCACCATGAACATCTATAACACAGGCGAAAGATCCGTAAGGCAAGAAGTTTAGATCCGAGCTCTCCCATGTTTCAAACTGATCCAACCGAACAACGCTAAGATGGTACAAGTAACCCGGAGGGAATTACGCCCAGATCTAGAAATATAGAGCTCGTCCTGATCTCGATCGAAGATCACGCCAACTGAGACAGACTCGATGACACTTTCAGAAGTAGTTTCATACCCAAATAGAAGCTATCTAGTGTATCCCATTAAGACATGACAGTTTTAAAACTGCCAAAGGACCAACTACCCCAAACAAGAAGATGTAAGCTTAAAAACCAACCGTCTAATCCTTGGTCCAAGTTTATCAGCTTAACTTAGGCATCAAAGGGTTCATAGCAGGTTACAGCAACATGGTTGCCCACTTCTCTCTGATATTCACGGGAGTAATGGTGGGCATACCTTTACGATGAATTATATCTGTCATATCCGTTGGCCCAAAATCTGACGACAACAAATAGTGTCTTCATGCATTAGTTTTGTACTCGTGGACCCACTATTGTTGATAAGACCGTTGGACATATCGGACCGACTCAGATGGCATGGCTTGGAACTCCTCAAATCTTGTGGTATCTAGCCACGCTTTTTTTTTACCCTCTTCTTGACAAATTGTGCTTTAACCCTTCATCCCATTTTTTACTCTTCAAATGGGAACATTCCTCACAACTGTCCACGTTTCTGCAAGGAAGGCTCAAGGGGCcacgatcttccaatctggaatcCCCATCCATAATGACagccatcagatgaacggtttcGATTGCATCCCAAAacttattttttgaaagaggTGGAGGGAAGGAATAACGTGGGAAGGAAAAAAGCAAGGGAAAAGAAGAGGACTCAAGGCTACATTATGCTTTCCTTTTAAAACAAGAGAGAATTGGATTCTGCTTTGATTGGCCAAAGCAAGTGaaagaataattgtgaaagaaAGGATGTCTGAGAGAAGGCTATCTCTCATTCTGCATCTGTGAGTTTTGGGCAAGTGATTGAAGTTTCTcgtgagaagaagaaagagactAAGAAGATGGCTGTTGAGGCTGCTGTTTCCTTGGTTTTAGGAAAACTCAGTGATTTCCTGGTTCAAGAGGCAGTTTCCCTCTACCAAGTGCGTGATCAGGTCGAGTCGGTCGAGAGAGAATTGAGGCGGATGCGGTGTTTCTTGAAAGACGCTGACGCAAAACAAAGTGGTGATGAAAGAGTGAAGAATTGGGTGGCAGATGTGAGAGATGTTGCTTATGATGCAGAAGACATCGTCGACACCTTCATCCTCAGAATAGAACAAAAAAGGAGAAGTGGGTTCGTTGGTTCCCTCAAAAGGTGCATGTTCATCAATGTTGAATTATCGGCTCGACATGAGATCAGCAATGGGATCGAACGGATAAAGAATAAAATCCAGGAGATCTCTGCAAGCACGGAAAGGTATGGCATTAAAGATATTAGCAGAGTCGAAGAAGGAAGCAGCTCCAGGGGTGAAAGTCTGCGCGAGCAAAGGCAAACTTCTCCTCTCTTTGGAGAGACAGAAGTCGTCGGTTTTGAAGAAGACATAAAGGCATTGGTGGGACGGTTGATCGATGTTGATTTACGACGCTGTGTGGTTTCTGTGGTTGGAATGGGTGGTCTGGGCAAGACCACTCTTGCCATTAAAGTTTATAATAACGATGCAGTTAAGAAACATTTCGATTGCTGTGCTTGGATTTTTGTATCTGAAGAATATGTTGTGAAAGATCTTTTGCAAAAACTTATAAAAGATTTCATGACTCTTTCTAAAGAAGAGCTTGATATGGTGGAGAAGATGAATGCTGTTCAGTTGAGAGAGAAGCTTTCCAATCATTTGAAGGAGAAGAGATATCTTCTGGTTTTGGACGATATATGGAAGACTGAAGCGTGGGGGTCTTTAGTGGCTGCTTTTCCAGATACGAATAACGGAAGTCGAGTCCTACTCACCACCCGCAACAGAGAGGTAGCTTCATATGCAGATGCACGGAGCTCTCCCCTCGAGCTGAAGCTTTTAGGAGATGAAGACGCATGGAAATTGTTCTGCAAAAAAGCATTCTTAGAACAGGGTATCCATTACCCGCAAAATTTAGAGAAGATAGGAAGAATGATTGTAGAAAAATGCGGTGGTCTGCCTCTTGCTATTGTCGTGATAGGGAGCTTACTATCAAGGAAACCAATGAATTCAAATGAGTGGGAGAAAGTGCAAAAGAGAATTAGCTCGCAATTGGTTGGTGATGAATCTCCAATCAGAAGAATATTGGATTTGAGCTATGAAGATCTACCTTACCGACTGAAGCCACTCTTTCTGTACTTGGGTGTTTTTCCAGAAGACCATGAGATCAGTGCTAAGAAATTGATTCACCTGTGGACTGCAGAAGGATTTGTAGAGGCAACAGGGGAAGAAACGGTGGAGGAAGCTGCAGAATTTTGCATGGAGGAGCTGATCCATAGAAGCCTGATTCAAGTGTCAAAAAGTAATTCCGTTGGTGGAATTAAAAGCTGCCGCATACATGATCTCTTACGTGAACTCTCCATTTCAAAAGCCAAGGAAGACAAATTCCTAGACGTTCATCAAGAACATACAAATCCTCTCTCTCCATCAAAAGCGCGCCGTCTTGCTATTCATCAGGCACCTAGTAAGTACACTTGTTTAAATCGCACCAACTCACACCTTCGTTCACTGTTATGGATCGATTTAACGGAGGGAGAAGTTGAAAAAAAGCAAGAGCAGTTTCTTTTCAGAGGATTCAGTTTGCTTAGGGTGTTAGATATATCTTATATGAGAATGAGAAAGCTTCCAAAAGAAATAGGTACACTGATCCACTTGAGATACCTTGGCTTCTGCTTAACTGGCGTGGACAGCTGTGACTGTTGCTTAAATGGGTGTGATTCGGTCGTAGTAAGCCTCCCATCATCCATGAGCAATCTCCACAATTTAGAAACGCTTTATGTAAAATCATCAATTCAGCCATTTTACATACCCACTTTTATTTGGAAGATGCAACAATTAAGGCATGTGAATGTGTGGTCTAAAATAGTGGGGCGTCCATCACTCGGACTTGATTCTTTAGTTAATCTCCAGACTCTAAAACACGTGAATGCTGGCGATTGGATAGGGGATTGTTTGGAGAAGCTAACTAATCTAAAGAAACTGGGAATAGGGGGGATCCACCGGAGAAGGCATGCAGAGGGATTGTCCAACTCTCTTCCCAGATTGGACCGCCTCCAGTCTTTGTGGTTGGCATGGTACAGTACTATTCCCGTTTTTATGCCTATTTCACATAACCTGCGTTTGAAAAAGATGTATTTGATGGGAAAGTTAGAGAAGCTACCTGAGTCGAATGAATTCTCACCTAACCTCACCAAGCTTACTTTGGAAGACTCCGAGTTAATGGAAGACCCGATGGCGACATTGGAGAAACTACCCAACCTTCGGATTCTCAGATTTCATGATTATTCATACGTGGGAAAGGAAATGGTCTGCTCTGCACAAGGGTTTCCTCAACTCGAATCCTTGCATGTTACAGGGTTACCTGAATTGGAAGAGTGGAGAGTGGAGGAAGGAGCAATGCCGATGCTTTTACATTTGCTGATTGGGGGCTGCTATCATTTAAAGATGCTTCCAGAAGGACTTCAACACGTGACTACCCTCAAGAAATTGGAGATGCTGTACACGCGAAATGAATTCAAGGCCAGAATGCAGGAAAATGGCGGAGAGGATTGGCATAAGATTCAACATATACCCTCAATCGAAATAAATTAGTGATCTATCAAAGGCAGGTGGATTTAGTTGCTTGTTTCTTCCACCAACGGAATGGAAGGGCAAATTCAGCGTCTCTACAAAAGCccgtgagtttttttttttttcgttgatTTCCCTCCTCTTGATTAGCTCTAGGCAATACTGTCTCCTGCATATCATGCATGttagttgttggttgaaatgccCCAACCAAGAATGTCTGAGGCCATTACTTCATCTACCTATATGAATTGTCCCACATGAATGTGTGATTGGATAAGTGGCACCAGTCTGATTGCTCCCTGTTGATCGTGAACTTTTGATCATTTTGGCTTCCAGCTTGATGGCCACCATTCAAACAGTAAGAATGAGCTTGCCAGTGCTATTTTTGGGCTCTTGTCTATCTGGGAAAGGGTTCACTAGAGCAATGGTTATGATCCTCTAAGCATGCAGCCACATGGACAGCTCTTAACATGCACTATCTTTTCTTTGAATGTTCAAGGATGTTTTGAGATTTGAATATCTCAAGCCTTCACAATCCAAATGTTGTATTGCCCAAGTGATCTTTCTAATCATCGATTGCGATACGTGCCATGATAGAAGAGGTTGGTTGATTCTACATGCATATAGATCCCAATCACTCTAACGTCGCTACTCATCCAATGTTGTACTCGTGTGCaagatcaagccatccatcaggtgcagcCATTGTGATTGTACCCTGACCCATGAATCAGAATGGTCCAATGTGCAGGCGATCCACATGCATATATTGAATCTGGTTATGAGATTTTATTAATACAAATTGTATAGATTAGGAAATGATTTCTTTCTTAGTTTTAGATAAATTCTCTCTTTTACTTAGTACAATAAAGAGCCACCTCTAAATGAGTTTTATGTATGCCTTGCACTAATCCTACTCAAATTGAGTTACATAATATCTATACCCGAAATTCCCCCGGCTCTGCCAATCACATCTAGATGTAGGGTGCACCTATGGATTAGGTAAAACAGAACACAAGACATGTTAATGCAATGCAACTAAAACTATTTATTTTGCTTTAGTAACTCATGGAATCAatctttttttcaattttcttttctattttgcttcatcaactgaatttgatatttatttacaccATGAGTTTAGTGTAAATATGCTTCAACTACTTGTTTAGATTTGAAAAAGCAAATTATAGTACGTCATTATCAATTTTTAATCCCAGTTTTGATTTGTCGATTGTTGCCTTGGTAGGAGAGAGTCGGTGCATGCGAGGCGACATGACCAGACAACATGCTGATGTAGAGACTGTTGGCTTGAAAGTTCATTTCCTGTTTATGGTTTTCATACTTTGTCATTATGTATTATGTATAATGGTGTGTGTtagttttttggataatgttttcAGACATTAGCATGAGATGTGTACTTTTAGCTATCAATCCCTTCATACACTGGTGTCTTATGATGGTTGAAATCGAACAATGATGACTTAATCCTTTGTAGTTTTAGATTGTGATTTCAGCAGCATCCATCAGATTATTATGGGTTCATACACTGGTGTCCATTTGATtgtgaatttttctttttgaatgttGGCTATTGCTTATTTTCAGAGTTGATCAACAATCTAATGGCTTTGCTTCTTCACTGTGGCCTATTCATGTGGTAGCCCACCAAATCCTTTGGTTAAGCTTCACCCACCTCAGCCAACAATTTTAGGAGGTCCAAATTGGCATGTATATATGCCACATCTACAGAGGACGGGCACTAGCACCCCTGTGAGGTAGCTGGTTGGGTGGAGATACTCCCAGTAAAAACTAAAGTATTCATCTAGCCAACGATCAGGGAGTTGGGTCAGGTGGGGTTCTTGTTGGGCATTTGGCAAATGAGATACCAATCCTTTAACTAGGGATAGCTATGGGCCAGTTGGCCTGACTCTATGGGCCAGTTGCCCATGGGCCAGGTTTTGGCCGGTCATGTGTGGCTCAATAAATTATCAGGCTGGGCTTGGGTTTGAAGTCATTTTAACCCAAACCAACCTGGCCATAAGTCATTTTAGCCCCCAACAAACCTGGCTCGACTTTATATGCATGTGTTCTATCCTACAAATGCCCTGTTCCAATCGTTACTGAGCAATGCACGTACATCTTAAATGTAGAGTATTGGCATGTGGATCACTTAATCATAGTTCCAAAATTTGGTGACTTATACTGACAACCTCAACCATGCCAGCCAATGGCATTTACTAGCTGACCAATTAATGGTATAGGTTAAAAATCACAAACTTTATTATACACAGTATTTTAAGTGTCTAGCATTAGCGTCAGTAAATTTGGAGttcaattattaaatattgagtcgagTTGAATTTTTGAGTCAACCTGACCTAGCTGGatattgagtcgagttgagctttcgAGTTTTTAACTTTGAAATAATTGAAGATCCAAATGAGTCAAACAGTGAGCATCTTCGGCACATTCTAGAGACAACTACTGGACCTGGTCGGCCAGTGGCAAATCTAATAAAGATCCTTGGAAACTCTAAGGACGTAGTAACTGATGTGGGAAaggatttctttcttatttttagattaattctCTCTTGTATTTCTACAAAAAATATAATACAATAAGGAGCCACCTCTAAATGAGTTTTATGTATGCCCTGCTCTAATCCTACTCAAACTGAGTTACATAATATCTATACCTGAAATTCCCCAGGATCTGCCAATCACGTCTAGATGTAGGGTGCACCCGTGTATTAGGTAAAACAGAACACAGGACACATTATTGCAATGCAACTCAAAactatttattttgttttattaacTTATGGAATCAatccttttttcatttttcttttccattttgcTTCATCAACTGAATTTGGGATTTATTTATGCAATGAGTTTAGTGTAAATATGCTTCAACCACTTGTTTAGATTTGAAAAAGCAAATCGCAGTACGTCATTATCAAATTTTTAATCCCAGTTTTGATTTGCCAAATGTTGCTTTGGCAGGAGAGAGTCTTAAAGTGCATGTGAGGCGACAGGACCAAACAACATGTTGACGTAGAGATTGCTTGCTTGAaagttcattttctttttatggtTTTCATATTGTCTTGTATAATGGTGTGAGTTATTTGGATGATGTTTTCAGACATTAGCATGAGATCTGTTATCTTAATCTTACATGTATATGGATTCAATGAGAGAGATTTTTTTAGTTGTCCTCGGAAAGTTGACGCAggaaaggacgtgaggtcgagcactgtcttcctcaagaggataactactctgaatccatggagcttctctgaactcctcatagagacttcttaaATCCATgatgaaagaaagcaagaaaatagaaataaattctaataaattcgaaagttaattgattgatgaaccaaaacgagttcacaaccctttaaataggggtaccaagcaatgggaagaaatcagaatcaaactacaactaaaactcctagaattcatgacttactgtaaataataaacttactatttatagacaatcgtaatgtctactagtgtgcaaggttttcggccaaaaatagtaagtgtcctatttggcttcaccaagctattctcctaatttttctaagctcttttcacgttggacgcaactcctaaagcccaatggatgaagagttataatcaaattaaaacttactatttatagtaaaaacagaattaaaatagggaaacgaccgtcgatctggtggtatttcgcaaatctggcttAGGCAACCTAGCGtggcggggttgggtggctacagtagctcgttctaccccaaaatcatatattttacgtctgataacttattccggattgcgagatatgactGATTCAAGGtccgacagtccggatcacttttgttgtTGACCGgtccttttctaatccatcttggccatgtaactgtccgcgaccctctctacatctgAAGTCAAAGGATAATCTATTCTATGAATCTCAATATATTCATCTTCTGTGATAATTTGTAATTGTTAACattattttatgtttattttatatgAGTAATTGATGACAAATTAAGATGAAACATCTCTACTATTGGGTTTAACAATGAGATTATTTGTGCCCTACCCCATATAAAAGTGTAAGTGTGCCACAAAAATAGGCTCTTGATTGGACCTAGCAAACACTTATATTAAAAGATTAATTCAACTTTCTAAATCCAGGATGATACCAACAAATTATTATTTGACCATCAGGTTGGTTTATATATATTCCCATGGCTTAATGTAGAAAATATCCAATATATAATTCTATATCAAGGATCAAGTGTTTATCAATTAGAAGCTATAATCATTCAAGCAATCTTACCTTGGAACTGTAACTTCTTGATGGTGTTTTGTACAGTTTAGctgttttaattttaattaatatatGCTACATTTACAACATTGTAGTTGTGCATCAAGGGTCATATTCCTGCCCGAGCATCATATAGAGTTGTAATTTGGGTTAGGTCAACACAATCATTATGTGTGTATTATGTCTACACAATCCATCCATTtcatgagatcattttatgacattagcCCAAATTTGAGGTAGGACCATGTAAGATCAAGATGCGGAATTGCCAAAGGATCTACTgtgcattggatatggagatcTGAAGAAGGAGATGGCTTAGCTTGCTATGATGCCATCGCTGTAAAAATGGGATGTTGAGGTCTTCCTTTCCTTACACCTTTTAGAGAAGATACGATGGGCTTTTGCTTCTATCGGTTGGTGTTGGATTGGGGGCCCAACACCAATATATACAGAGAGGgatgaggagtttgaaacccatcaaaactcctctccccaaaggctccacacgaattgcAATCCCAGTCACATTGAGATTCTGTATGAGTTACAGATCAAGCATTCCACCCCTATACGAATTTTAGATACATCATACTTATTGGGGCCCACTGGTACACCCGATCATATTATCCAACCCTTAAGATGATCCAGACCCTTGATCAATAcagcccaccttatagagttcttatagaccacaccacaaaaaataatggGGACAATGACGCCACTGTTGAtactttcttagggcccactgtgacacttatttgccatgcaacctattgacaagatcatatgaACCTAGATGaaagcaaaacacaaatatcagcttagttCAAAAcctgtgtggcccctaaaaagttttcaataaaaGATGCTCAATTcttttaagctttggatctgctttatttttgggcccatgctttAAACTCATTTcgtaaaatgtatggacagtttagatgttgtgttttttatattaaaaataaatttaaaaaattaaagttatttttagaaagtaaataaatatattaattatttaaactttccataaatagcgTGTATAGCCAGTTGATAAGAGAAGAGGTTTTTGCTTATGTAACCACGGTTCAAATATCTCGCACTGTCCACGTGCagcgtgggctgtagggctgcttagGCGCTTTTTGGCACTTTATTAGGCACACTTAGCACTTCACACGTGCACATCGTCGTAAGGAGCAAAAAGAGCCTTAATAtttttggcacacggttcaaactttttgggccatggtacaaCTGGAATTGAACTAGGGTCTACCCTattgttttattacctttttgttgattgagagtagttgtgacataattgtacatgtgacacataTATCACGTGTCTCTCATGTGGATACGTTTTTACTGTTGGATAACTGtttctgtctgaatgggtacagaaataaccgCCATAGGACAGAGAGTCA
Coding sequences:
- the LOC131216946 gene encoding probable disease resistance RPP8-like protein 4 is translated as MAVEAAVSLVLGKLSDFLVQEAVSLYQVRDQVESVERELRRMRCFLKDADAKQSGDERVKNWVADVRDVAYDAEDIVDTFILRIEQKRRSGFVGSLKRCMFINVELSARHEISNGIERIKNKIQEISASTERYGIKDISRVEEGSSSRGESLREQRQTSPLFGETEVVGFEEDIKALVGRLIDVDLRRCVVSVVGMGGLGKTTLAIKVYNNDAVKKHFDCCAWIFVSEEYVVKDLLQKLIKDFMTLSKEELDMVEKMNAVQLREKLSNHLKEKRYLLVLDDIWKTEAWGSLVAAFPDTNNGSRVLLTTRNREVASYADARSSPLELKLLGDEDAWKLFCKKAFLEQGIHYPQNLEKIGRMIVEKCGGLPLAIVVIGSLLSRKPMNSNEWEKVQKRISSQLVGDESPIRRILDLSYEDLPYRLKPLFLYLGVFPEDHEISAKKLIHLWTAEGFVEATGEETVEEAAEFCMEELIHRSLIQVSKSNSVGGIKSCRIHDLLRELSISKAKEDKFLDVHQEHTNPLSPSKARRLAIHQAPSKYTCLNRTNSHLRSLLWIDLTEGEVEKKQEQFLFRGFSLLRVLDISYMRMRKLPKEIGTLIHLRYLGFCLTGVDSLSLPSSMSNLHNLETLYVKSSIQPFYIPTFIWKMQQLRHVNVWSKIVGRPSLGLDSLVNLQTLKHVNAGDWIGDCLEKLTNLKKLGIGGIHRRRHAEGLSNSLPRLDRLQSLWLAWYSTIPVFMPISHNLRLKKMYLMGKLEKLPESNEFSPNLTKLTLEDSELMEDPMATLEKLPNLRILRFHDYSYVGKEMVCSAQGFPQLESLHVTGLPELEEWRVEEGAMPMLLHLLIGGCYHLKMLPEGLQHVTTLKKLEMLYTRNEFKARMQENGGEDWHKIQHIPSIEIN